DNA sequence from the Tenacibaculum mesophilum genome:
TTAAGATTAGGAGCAGGTTATGTAAAAGCTAAAGGTGGAAGTTTAAGTAGCACCCAACTAAATTTAGGTATTTCATATAATTTCTCCTTCTTAAGTGTTAAAAAGTTTTAAAATTTAACTTTTCGTTAAAGTTTGATGAATTATCTTCGCTTTCTGAAACAAAAAATTAATAACCTTACTTTTTACAAAAAAAGTAAGTAACAATCTATATACATAAACATGATAAAAAAAAGAATTATATCTCCACTCCAAAATTTCATGAAAACTGAAAGTGCAAGTGGTATTTTACTCTTAGGAGCTACTTTACTTGCTCTTATTTTAGCAAATTCTCCTTTTAAAGATAGTTACAATGCTTTATGGGAATACAAAATTGGTTTTAAATCAGAACATTTTGAATTGTATAAACCTTTAATTCTTTGGATTAATGACGGATTAATGGCTGTATTTTTCTTTTTAATAGGGTTAGAAATTAAACGAGAGTTTTTAATTGGAGAGTTAAATTCTACCAAAAAATTAGCTTTTCCTCTCTTCGGTGCTCTTGGTGGAATGTTGTTTCCTATTTTATTTTTTGTTTTCTTAAATAAAAGTGCTGATACAGCACATGGTTGGGGGGTACCTATGGCAACAGACATAGCTTTTTCTTTAGCGGTATTAAATACTCTAGGTAAAAGAGTACCTCTTAGTTTAAAAGTATTCCTAACAGCTTTTGCCATTGTAGATGATATAGGAGCTGTTTTAGTTATTGCCTTATTTTATAGTGCTAGTATAAATATAACTTTAATATCTATAGCGTTAGCTTTGTTAGCCTTTTTATATTTTATAGCTTACAGAGGTTTTTACTCAAAATATATAACTTTCTTGTTTGGTACTGTAATTTGGGTTTTATTCCTTAAGGCAGGTATACACCCAACAGTTGCAGGTATATTAATGGCTTTTGCTGTGCCTATTAGACAAAAAGTACATACTCCTGAATTTATAGCACACTTATCACAAATAATGGATAATATCAAAGGGGCTAAAGTTTCTTCTAAACCTATATTATCGAAAGAACAAGTTGCAGAAATAGATAGTTTAGATCATTGGATAGAAGATTATCAGTCACCTTTACAATTGTTAGAGCATAAACTACATGATATAGTTGCATATGCAATTATCCCTATTTTTGCTTTAGCTAATGCAGGAGTTTTAATAGATGGTGATGCTAACTTAGACACCTCCTTAATAATAAACATCGCTCTATGTTTAGTTCTTGGAAATAGTATTGGAATTACTACAATAATTACTACCGTTAAAAAACTTAAAATAATAGAGGTTCCTAAAGATATAAATAATAGACATATTATAGGTGTATCGTTTTTAGCAGGAATTGGGTTCACTATGGCTATATTTATTGCTAGTTTGGCTTTTGCTAAAAGTCCAGAGTTCCTAGGGTCTGCTAAAATTGGTGTATTACTAGGTTCTCTTGTATCTGCTATAATAGGATACCTAATATTAAGATACAATAAAAGTGAAAGTGATGTTGATAAAAACGATCAAAACAAAAAAGAAGAATTAAGTACTAGTTAATAGTGCTTAATTCTAACTTATATTACTCCAAATTCCACTTGTTTTTCTAAGCTTTTCATAAGCTTTCAGCAAGCTGGAATTTTTTATTTCTGATAAATTAGGATCTTCATGAAGTAAATTTATGGCAGCTTTACGTGCTACATGTAATA
Encoded proteins:
- the nhaA gene encoding Na+/H+ antiporter NhaA, whose product is MKTESASGILLLGATLLALILANSPFKDSYNALWEYKIGFKSEHFELYKPLILWINDGLMAVFFFLIGLEIKREFLIGELNSTKKLAFPLFGALGGMLFPILFFVFLNKSADTAHGWGVPMATDIAFSLAVLNTLGKRVPLSLKVFLTAFAIVDDIGAVLVIALFYSASINITLISIALALLAFLYFIAYRGFYSKYITFLFGTVIWVLFLKAGIHPTVAGILMAFAVPIRQKVHTPEFIAHLSQIMDNIKGAKVSSKPILSKEQVAEIDSLDHWIEDYQSPLQLLEHKLHDIVAYAIIPIFALANAGVLIDGDANLDTSLIINIALCLVLGNSIGITTIITTVKKLKIIEVPKDINNRHIIGVSFLAGIGFTMAIFIASLAFAKSPEFLGSAKIGVLLGSLVSAIIGYLILRYNKSESDVDKNDQNKKEELSTS